The Vibrio agarivorans genome contains the following window.
CAAAGGCCTGATGGTCAATATCAATCGCGGTAATACGTGTATTGGAGTAGCGCTGTGCGCACATAAGGCTTAATAGCCCTGTCCCCGTCCCAATATCCAAAATATTGCTTTGGGCATGACAATCGCTCCATGCGCCTAATAACACCCCATCAGTGCTGACGGCCATGCCTGCATAGCCGCCATCGATGCTAAATTGTTTAAATCTAAAGCTTTTTGTCTTATTTGTCTTATGCTGAGTCATGGCTTATATGCAGTGAATTGTATTTTAATGTTAACTGTTGTTGGTTAATGATGCTGAATTGTAAATGCAGCTTGTCGAAAATGACAAGTTAAATTCACTGGCTTTCTGTCTTTTATATAGTGAATTTGACTGCCTTTTGATTCCAAATTTGGTTTTATATGGTGTTTTTGTCTATTCGCTTGAATGTAACATTTTGATTGTACATTATCCTCTCATTCAGAAGAATGTGATCTTAGTCTGTCTTTCGGTGCAAATTCGATAACAAAAGCATCAACGATAATCGCAGTCTCGTCATTGGAATCCTAAAAGGATTCAAACAACACGAGGAATACGTTGTGAATCAAAATTTAAAATTAGCCGACATTATAGCGGTTGGCTTTATGCTCTTTGCCTTCTTTTTAGGCGCAGGAAACATTATTTTCCCACCAATCGCGGGTCAGCTGGCTGGCGAGAACTTAATGCCGGCTATGCTGGGCTTTCTACTCACTGCGGTAGGCCTACCTTTGATTACCGTGATTGCTTTGGCTTTCGCTGGTGGTAGTTGGCAGCACATGACAAGAGATCTTCCAAAAGGTGTTGCAACACTGATTACGGTGCTGATCTTTATTATCATTGGTCCTGCGTTTGCTGCGCCGCGTACCGGTCTTGTGGCATACGAAATGGCCTTCCGTCCTTTCCTAGCCGACGCACAGCAGTTCCACTTGACACTATTTTCAGTCTTCTTCTTCTGTGTCGCCATGTTTTTTGCATGGTCACAAGGCAAGCTTATCGACATTATCGGTAAGTTTCTGACACCAGCACTGTTTATTGGTCTTATGGTGTTGGCATTCGCTGTATTTGTTGACCCTCAAGGTGTTGCAATTGCTGCACAGGGCGATTATGCGACTCAACCTTTAACGACTGGCTTTCTTGAAGGTTACAACACTATGGATACCTTCGGTGCACTGATGTTCGGCATGCTGATTGTCGATGCGATTCGTAGCAAAGGCATCACAGATAGCGCAGCAACTAAAAAGTATTTGGTGAGCGCAGCCGTTATTGCAGCAGTTGGCCTGACTTTTGTTTACGTATCACTGTTTTATCTTGGTGCAACCAGTGCTTCTGTCGCGGCTGGTGCAGATAACGGGGGCGCGATTTTAAGTCAGTATGTACAAGCTTTGTTTGGTCCA
Protein-coding sequences here:
- the brnQ gene encoding branched-chain amino acid transport system II carrier protein, with the protein product MNQNLKLADIIAVGFMLFAFFLGAGNIIFPPIAGQLAGENLMPAMLGFLLTAVGLPLITVIALAFAGGSWQHMTRDLPKGVATLITVLIFIIIGPAFAAPRTGLVAYEMAFRPFLADAQQFHLTLFSVFFFCVAMFFAWSQGKLIDIIGKFLTPALFIGLMVLAFAVFVDPQGVAIAAQGDYATQPLTTGFLEGYNTMDTFGALMFGMLIVDAIRSKGITDSAATKKYLVSAAVIAAVGLTFVYVSLFYLGATSASVAAGADNGGAILSQYVQALFGPSGQLVLSVIVLLACLTTAIGLISACSDYFASLTSISYKKWVIINGAACAVVANIGLSQLIALSVPVLFALYPVAIALVALAFIRPFLPHPKAASRIIVAVALLFALIDAAKVAGVDVSMFDSLPLFSVGMGWVLPTLTAVIAGFFISGPTATQGTKEAA